One genomic window of Quercus lobata isolate SW786 chromosome 9, ValleyOak3.0 Primary Assembly, whole genome shotgun sequence includes the following:
- the LOC115959970 gene encoding LEAF RUST 10 DISEASE-RESISTANCE LOCUS RECEPTOR-LIKE PROTEIN KINASE-like 2.3 isoform X6: MVRGLPFTAGLTVVLTVLVLVHKTCSTENNTHQCAPSSCGNIQNIRYPFRLKSDPESCGNQTHELSCENNQAVLYLFEGKYYVQEINYKNYTIRLVDSVIQKDNYFSTPSYSLYRYNFSLPYLHTYTTYEQRGTKMSGWNHELSRSVVFMSCEKPVNSPLYLDTATCNYNDNSSSISDSKRRYRYVKVGETYASQVEDSCQVEKMFLTSWPVINDDPNISCTDVHHELAYGFEISWLVGICKSSCRGGIYSCYLDDANHLQCDVTNIFDLGLGYSLLTLLAGWCVSLYNLFTGRQTLGRPFKNYLYIDYSYLSLNIVLIHVAAKMFLGAPCVVAFLTYKCRRRHLSMYNVVEEFLQSQNNLMSIRYSYPEIRKITKGFMEKLGEGGYGSVFKGKLQSGQLVAIKVLGMSKANGQDFISEVATIGRIHHANVVQLIGFCAEGPRRALIYEFMPNGSLDKYIFSQDGSISLSIEKTYKISLGVARGIEYLHRGCDMQILHFDIKPHNILLDENFTPKVFDFGLAKLYPVDDSIVALTAARGTLGYIAPELFYKNIGGVSYKADVYSFGMLLLEMANRRKNFNEFADHSSQIYFPTWVYEQVSKGNEIVMEDATAEEKKTIKKMILVALWCIQMKPSDRPSMNKVVKMLEGEECLQIPSKPFLLSLEDVRDNLNPTCSSIQSGESSQSAQFQMQTM; encoded by the exons atgGTGAGAGGATTACCCTTCACTGCCGGACTCACGGTAGTACTTACTGTTCTTGTATTAGTCCATAAAACTTGCAGCACCGAGAATAATACTCATCAGTGTGCCCCTTCTTCCTGCGGCAACATCCAGAACATAAGATATCCGTTTAGATTGAAGAGTGATCCAGAATCCTGCGGCAACCAGACGCATGAACTGTCTTGTGAGAACAATCAAGCAgtgttatatttatttgaagGAAAATACTACGTACAGgaaatcaattacaaaaactACACAATCCGGTTGGTGGACTCAGTTATACAGAAGGACAATTACTTCTCCACTCCGAGTTATTCTTTATATCGATACAATTTCAGTTTGCCATATCTGCATACATATACCACGTATGAGCAAAGGGGTACGAAGATGTCCGGGTGGAATCACGAACTATCACGGAGTGTGGTTTTTATGAGCTGTGAAAAACCAGTGAATTCTCCACTGTATTTGGACACTGCTACTTGCAATTATAATGACAACTCTTCTTCTATATCTGATTCCAAGAGGAGGTATAGATATGTTAAAGTCGGTGAAACCTACGCATCCCAAGTGGAGGACTCATGCCAAGTAGAGAAGATGTTTCTTACTTCGTGGCCAGTAATTAACGATGACCCAAATATCTCCTGTACGGACGTTCACCATGAATTAGCATATGGTTTTGAGATTTCGTGGCTCGTAGGTATTTGTAAAAGTTCTTGCAGAGGAGGTATCTATTCTTGCTACCTCGATGACGCGAACCATCTTCAATGCGACGTCACAAATATTTTTGACCTTG GATTGGGTTACTCACTACTTACTTTGCTCGCGG GATGGTGTGTAAGTCTATATAATTTATTCACAG GAAGACAGACTCTTGGGCgcccatttaaaaattatttatatatag aTTATAGTTACTTATCTCTAAACATCG TATTAATACACGTTGCAGCAAAAATGTTCTTGGGAGCTCCATGTGTGGTTGCCTTTTTGACATATAAGTGCCGTAGGAGGCATTTATCAATGTATAATGTTGTGGAAGAATTTCTGCAAAGTCAAAATAACCTCATGTCAATAAGGTACTCTTACCCAGAAATTAGGAAGATCACCAAAGGTTTCATGGAGAAATTGGGAGAAGGAGGCTATGGCTCTGTATTTAAAGGAAAGCTTCAAAGTGGCCAACTTGTAGCTATAAAGGTGTTGGGTATGTCCAAAGCCAATGGCCAAGACTTTATCAGTGAAGTTGCGACCATTGGCAGGATTCACCACGCTAATGTAGTTCAACTCATTGGCTTTTGTGCTGAGGGACCAAGGCGCGCCCTTATATATGAATTCATGCCTAATGGTTCTCTTGACAAATACATTTTTTCTCAAGATGGAAGTATCTCTTTAAGTATTGAGAAAACATACAAGATTTCTCTTGGAGTGGCTCGTGGGATTGAATATCTACATCGAGGATGTGACATGCAAATTCTGCATTTTGATATCAAGCCTCATAACATTCTTCTTGATGAGAACTTCACCCCAAAAGTTTTTGATTTCGGGCTTGCAAAACTTTATCCTGTAGATGATAGCATAGTGGCTTTAACTGCTGCAAGAGGAACATTAGGATATATAGCTCCAGAGTTGTTCTATAAAAACATTGGAGGTGTCTCCTATAAAGCTGATGTTTATAGTTTCGGCATGTTATTGTTGGAAATGGCGAATAGAAGAAAGaactttaatgaatttgcagaCCATTCAAGTCAAATTTACTTTCCAACTTGGGTTTACGAACAAGTTAGCAAAGGAAATGAGATAGTAATGGAAGATGCCACAGCGGAggagaaaaaaacaattaagaagATGATTTTGGTTGCATTATGGTGCATACAAATGAAGCCTAGTGATCGTCCTTCAATGAACAAAGTTGTAAAAATGCTTGAAGGAGAAGAATGCTTACAAATACCTTCCAAACCTTTCTTATTATCACTAGAGGATGTAAGAGATAACTTAAATCCAACTTGCTCATCAATTCAATCAGGAGAATCAAGTCAATCAGCTCAATTTCAAATGCAAACAATGTGA